The stretch of DNA ACTTTCCATTAAGCGTGGTTAATACATCTGCAGGGTTTATCACGCCAAGCCGCGCTGTGCTAACGTTACTATCAACACACTCAATGTCATACACTGGTTGGCCTGTTCCGGGGACCGAGCGACATAAAAACGCCCAAACTGTCACTCACCATATCTGGAATTTGAGAAGTGGACCGGTGGCAAATTGCACCTTCATTTTCTTGACGCCATTGTTATCCGCAGAGGCACTGTAAAGAGAACAGGCCCATAACAGTACCACCGAGAGAGGTAACCAACGCATCTTCCCCACCACGATTTGTGACTGTCACTGAACTGAAGGCAGGAAGTGGTGTACTGAGGTTCATACGGGTAATCCAGGAAGTCACGCTGGGATTGGTTGGCGACTGCTTGACGTAGGCTCACACATTTGGACAAAGAACGTCTTGGTTCTTTGGAACAGGTCGTTactccgttttttttttaaataaaataattataatattaaaaagctTGTCCCACATCATCTTTTCAGATACACGTTCAATGGAATTTGGTCGTGGAATTAATCTGGTCTCTTCCCCGCAAAGGAGTCAAAATTGAACATAAGATTGTGAATAatttcgttgttttttttttttaccatttctgTAGGTCTATCTATCTCGAAAAAAAGCcagaaactaaataaatacttactattattttgatataatttttctttattacaTGTCAAATTAtagtattaattacattttttaatacacaaataagatttttattttatttttttatacacaaaTGAAAACTTTGAGTAAGAACTGTCCATTTTATTAGACAATTCCTGTACAATAAATCAGTAGttgctatataaataatgttacaCTACTGGCTGTTTTAAACCAAATATAACTTGCATGTAACTTAATAAGAATaccacagacactgtgcaagaaTCCCAGATTTATATCCCAATTTAAGGTATTATCGATAAAAAAGGTTTAACAAGCTGTATGACACACTACGCAAGGCTGACACAAAATGTTAAGAGCTAATTTTAGCAAACATCGTGTTAACGTTCTTTTCAAAAAGCTGGGCGGTTCCGAGCGTCAGCCCATTTGCGTTCTTCCGGTGTGGGCGGAGCTTACATTCTGGGTACGTGGTACGTAGACAAAAATCGACGTCGTTTTCTCTTCATCCTCACTAATTTGTATTCGTCACATTTGTGACCGTCTCCAGCTCACTTCACAAACCACCAGCATCTGCAACGATGGTCGCCAAACAGAGGATTCGTATGGCCAACGAGAAACACAGCAAAAACATCACCCAGAGAGGCAACGTCAAATCCTCGGTAACGCAACTCTTCGTGATCTTCGATAGCGTATCAACAGAAGTCAAATTAACTTAATGTAGTGTATTAAATTAACATATTGTAAAGTAAGACGTTTGATTAAACTATTAATATAAAGAGTTACTAGTTTTGCAGTAAAATAGTGGTTCTTAATACTGCAATGTGTATATACTTTCATTGCTAAATCCCACTGCACTACTACAATTAAATGACAACGAAAATGCACATTTTCATCTGACTTGACTGTAAATTCACGCAGAGAAACGTCAGTGATGATAAAGTCTCGGTAGGACCGTGGCTCTTGGCGCTGTTCATCtttgttgtctgtggttcaggtgAGTAACCAACACAAATACATGAACATCAAATGAGAAACGCATTACATTAgatggtattttatttttgtactagCATATGCTGTACTTTTTGTTTAGCCCAAGGTAGGCAGACAAAGCAGACCTCCACTCATTTATTGGCACACACTGTGAGACCTTGCACTGTAGTGAAGGCTGAGATAATAATGCACACTGTTTACATGGACAAGGCCGGACTGATAGCATGAGTTTATCTGCTTGATTTCACTGGGTGCAACACGTGGATCTGCAGGTGTTACTATTCTGGAAACAGCATTGAAGAACATTTCCAACAGCCACTTAAGTACTCACAGGAAAGGTAGTGGATCTCATTGCCAGCTTGGAGGCTTTGAGACATAGCTTTAAAGATGTAGTCTTTTTGACAACGTCATAAACCGCACCATCCAGATCTGATGTGGCACATTCTTCTGGGTTGCCGTCAGCTCTCGCAGAGTTTTTAGTCATTGCTTTCAAGAATCTGTTCGCTTTGTACAAATTATATTTGCGTTGCATGTTTTTGGTCATCTTGCCCTAACTTTTGTTCCTTGTAtgattttgcaatatttttgtttgaatcGATCCACAAAATAATAAGTTTTGCTTTGTTAGAGATAACACTCTTTTTGGAAATACagattactttttacttttatgaGGCAAAAGCGGGATGAAACCTAGATATCCACTAATGCAATGTCCCATTATATACCCAAAAAAGTATGTTAAGATTGACTTCCTCCTACACTTTTCTGTaatgtcacactttttttttttcttctcctcagCAATATTCCAGATCATTCAGAGCATCCGAATGGGCATGTAAAGAGGACCAGTGATGTCTCAAGTATCCACTCCTTGCCAGTTCTGCGACTCTGCCAAGGAGCCTTTCTTTAAGGCTTTTTGCCGATTTTATTGATTTATCTTCTATGAGGTGCAACAATCCTATCATTCCTCTCTGGTGCCTTGTTAATGAAGAAAAATCTAAAAGCCATAAAATTGCATTCCGATCAATTGTAATGTTATTTTCTGTCAATCTACCTTGATGTAATGTAAAAATCTTGAAAAGACAGCAATGTGATTTGTAATTCTTGATTTCtcattcattcctaaaataattgtgcagaaattatttaaTGTCTTTATGTTGGATTTTTGGGACCCCCAAAACAGCCATTTTGTAGTTTGCACAGGATAAAGTATTACGAATGAAAAGCCAGTCAGCAAATCTAAATCACAAATGTACAATTACATTGAATTACTTTTCTTgtacttgttttctttgtaatttaATAGCTGCCTCCTCCTTTCTTGAATATGGAATAATTTAGTTCTCTGGCACATATTCTTGTCATTGTGGTACTGTTTACCATGATAGAAATGAGGCTTAGCAATTAAGCTTTTTCAGAACTGATGATGCTATATACTGTATGCTATGATGGCGTAAAGAGGAACAGGAAAAGAGCtggactaaaataaaatgtttttaaaatgacatgcGTTGTGTGTGAGAGAATTATCAGTTAGTTGAGGAAATAAGAGTCTAGTAGGTTAAATGAAACGAACCATCTTTCATCGGTTTATACTGGCTTAAAAGGACTAAAAACAACGAACCATGTTCTCACCAGAAATTTTCTGACTGAAGTTTGTGCGGTTGAGGAAAAATGGAGTCCCGTCCATGACTGTGATTGATTACATTCTGTCATGATTTCTTCActgtttaaatgattaattactTTCTTTGGCTTGATTAGATGGATAGCGTATGCTTAAGCAATGCCAAAGACAACAGCATCACTCAGAGATATCCAGTGGTTTACATTTGACTGGTCAAGTGTAAGAGTCACACAATGAGAGTCAATACAGAGTTGATTGCATTTCAAGGTGTGAAATTCATTCATTTTGGTATGAACTATTTAATTCTTTATAATAAGTGGCATTAAATATACTGCTTTGATTtgatctcagttttttttttttttttttttttttttttt from Carassius gibelio isolate Cgi1373 ecotype wild population from Czech Republic chromosome B2, carGib1.2-hapl.c, whole genome shotgun sequence encodes:
- the zgc:92744 gene encoding stress-associated endoplasmic reticulum protein 1; its protein translation is MVAKQRIRMANEKHSKNITQRGNVKSSRNVSDDKVSVGPWLLALFIFVVCGSAIFQIIQSIRMGM